In the Bacillus sp. HSf4 genome, TATCTAATAAAACTTCTTTTTGATCTGCACTTAATAGTTTTCCTTCAAACTCGATTTCGTTTGTGAAGAACATTTCTTCCAATGAAAGTGGTTCATTTGTATCCTTTGCATCTAATCCAAGCAGAACATTTACGTCTACATCAAGTCCCTCAGCAATGTGTTCAAGCACCGAGAATGTAGGTCTCTTTCGTTCACCACGTTCGAGCCTATTCAAATACGAAGGGGTTACGTTACTGCGTTCTGCTAATTGTTTCAATGAATAACCTTTGGATATGCGAAGATTTTTCAACAACTTAGCAAAATCATCATTCATCTGTTTTCTACCTTTTCCCATTTTCATCTACTCCTTATTTACGTTTTCCATTATGGAAACCCTTTTTTGTTGATCAAGATAGATCTTTATATCATAGATAAAAATAGCAATTTGATAACGTAATATTTTAAAAAATTCATTAAAGTTTTACTGGTAACTACGTGTTGATGAAATACATTTATAGCTCAAACTAATATATAAAAAATAGCCACTCAATTTGATTTTGAGTGGCTGATTTCCATATTATATTTCCTTGGTCTTGTGTTCGTTTATGACTTTCCATACATAGTTTGTGTAAGTTTTTAACTCTCGTGCAATTTCCACCTGCTTCATCCCCTTTTTATGAAGACGAAGAATTCTCTCCTTCTTTGTCAACTTCTCTTGTAGCATCAAAATCATCCTTTCAGCTATTTTGAGAAAATTATAACTTGAAAGCGAAACCTTCGAAAGTAAGCGTATATTGTGATTAGGTATTGTGACTAATATGTATTTTAGACCTAAAAAAGAACCACCCGAAGCCTGGTAAGCGGAGTGGTTCTAATGGATCTACTTATTGCCGAACCGAACTTCAAGTTCAGTTATGGTACACGATACTCGCAATATCGTGCTTATCATTATTATAACCATTATTAACCATATATCAACTGTATTTTAATTCGAATTTCACCATTCTAACTTATTTACCATAAAAATTTATCAAGAGGATTGCTTAGAGTGTTTGGTGCTTTTGAGTAATTTTTAGGAATGGGGATTGGATTGATGCCAAGTTGACTCAACATTTCCAAGCGGTTTCGAAGTGTAGCTTTTGTCATGGATTTCAGTGGGGTATCAATGCTATGAGAAGAGACTTGTTTCAAAAATTCAATTAGCTTATTTTTATTGGAATTAGAGAGGGAGGAGTGACGTATACGTTTTCTTGCTTCATCTAACTTATAAAATTCTCCAGGATGGTAAATGGGTGACATATATTTGCGGAAATAACCTCGATAGACTTCCTCTTTCATATATTCTTTTAATTTCTTAGGTCGACAATTCCCTTTGTCTTGTCGAGCCATATAATTAATATGATCTTTGAGAATCCGTACTTCAAATCTTAATACGTTTTTTTCATACTCCTGTATCCTTTCTTTTTTGAATAAGCGTTCTTCTTCTTTTGAATAAACTACAGCCTGTGCAGAATCTGATGCATGGTAAACTGTTGTTTCATATTTTTGAAAAACACCTTCAGAATTACGCTTTCCTATATACTTTTTCTGATACCGATGTGATTTAGTAAGCTTCTGATACAAGTGAAGCAAAATATCTCGGTGGAGCTTTTCCTTTACAACTACATCGTATCGGTAATCAATTCTTTGTAGGATATGATGTTTGAAATGCAAAAAATGTTTAAAGAGAATCCAAAGAATATTCATTATCTCTTGTTCCAACGAATTATAATCATCTTCTGTAATGTCTGACTTACCAAGAAGGAGAATTGCATCTATGAACATATATAACTTCCACTGTCCATTGCCTTTATTTGAAATTTGAAGCGTAATTCCTTTAAACTTACCACCGTAGTAATTAACAAAGTAGTCATTCAGTTGCGTGTAAATAATATTAAATCTTTTTTGCAAATCCATAACTTCATAGTATTCAATGGGAAAATACAGCTTAATTGTATGGATCACTTATACCACCTCCAGATTGACCTTGGGAGGCTGGAAACATCTATACACCAAGGGTTTAATGTCATATTTTTGCTCCCAGCCCCATTATATTTATCCTTCCTTGCCCCAAAATTAGATGGGCTACTGACAATATAGCGAAGAAGTCAAGTTGAAATAAATAGGTTTTGTGTTCGAGCTGGTTTGAGCTGTTGATTCCATTAATTGTTGCAACATTCAATTAACTATTGACATTAGGCAAAATATTTCTTATTATAGTTTATAGAAATTTTTATATAACACATATTTTGATAGATTATAGACTGTTTTACTTAGATACATGAACAATTCAATAGGTGTACTTGTTTCAAGGGGGAGTATGCCCTCTTGCTTAACTACCTATTGTGTTTTTTGTATATCTAAGTAAAGCAGTCTTTTTTGTTGTTTTAGATGCATTCAGGTTCCTTTTCGGAACAAATCTCCTCTTTTTCTACATAGGTTAATGACACTTTCCTCATGTCATTAACCTTGATAACCTCAAAAATTCACTACGAAAGGAAGATCCCCAATGAAAGAATCCCCTACTTTAAATCTCCATGAAGAAATTGAAAAACAATTATTAATTGGAGCAGAGCTGGAAAAATACAATGCCCGAAAATTTCTTAACTTACTGTCCGATATGATTGTCAAATATGAATCTACTATTTACGACAAATTTAAGGAAAGCAGATTAGGAGCGTGAATGATTTATGCGAGCTGTTGGTTACGTTCGAGTAAGTACCGATAAACAATTAGACAATACTTCTATTGGAAAACAAAGAGAGGAAATTGAAAAATACTGCAAAAATAATGATATTTCCCTCGTTCACATCTTTGATGAGGGGGCGAAATCGGCTGAATCATTTAAAAATCGTACTGAATTTAAAGAGTTGTACTCATTTGTTTTAGATAAAAAAAACAAAATAGATTACGTTGTTGTTTATGATTCTGATCGTATATCGAGGGATAATTTAGAATCCCTTTATATTTATAAGCGATTAACACAGGCGGGAATAAACCTTATCTGTATAGCTGACAATATTGATACAAGAGATCCAAGAGCGAAAATTCTTTACCAAATCATGTCATTAGTTGCTGAATTAGAAAGAGATATGATTATTTTCCGAACAAACTCCGGCATGGAAAAAAGAGCTTCTGAAGGACATTTTAATGGAGGCGTAATTTATGGATATGCATCAAAGAATAAGAAACTTAAAATTGTGCCTGAAGAAGCAAAAGTCATAAATTATATTTTTGAGAAGTATGCGATAAATCAGTGGGGTTATAGAAAAATAGCGTCACACCTAAATACTTTAGGTATCACTACTAAAAAAAATAATTTATGGTCAATAACTGCCGTAAAAACGATACTAAGTAACCCCATATATATTGGCAAAGTAAAGTGGCGGAATGAACTGAGAGATGGAAAACATGCTCCCATCATAGATATAGAATTATGGGAGAAAACACAGCAAGTAATGGATCTAAACAGTTATGTGCAAGAGAAGTTGCATCCTGGAAGCTTCCCCTTATCAGGTTTGTTAAAATGTCCAGAATGTGGTTCAGCCATGGTACAAGGAAATAGCAGTCCAAAATACAAATACTACCAATGCTCCAGAAATAAGAACAGTGGTAGTAAGGCATGTTCCTCAAACCTTGTAAAAAAGGATTATGCTGAGCAACATGTATTTGATCAATTATTTTGTGATTTGCAAAAATACAATGTTAAAGAGCCATTGATCAAAATGATTCACTCATACGCCATGAGTGAAATTGAGCCATTGGAAACAACTATCAAGACGTATGAAGTTGAGTTAGAGGAATTAAAAACGAAGAGAAAAGAACTTATAAATTGGAGGCTAAAAGATATTATTTCAGAAGAGATTTTAAAAGAGGAAATGGAAGATTTACGAGAGGAAGAAAAATTAATAATAACTCGAATTGAAAAATTACAGCACCTCATTAAACTCAGAGATAAAACCTTTTTAACCGATATCATTTCAACTTCACTACACGATCTAAAGAACTTTTTCAATATTATCGAAGATGATGACAAAAAGGAATTACTTCGTTCTCTCATTGAAGAGATTCACGTAAATCCAGGAAAAACTACTAAGGATAGAACAATCAAAGAAGTGATTTATAAGTTTGATTTAAAATATTTGAATCAATTGAACTAAGAGAAGGGGAACATCCTTTCTCTTTTTTGTGTTTCATATTAAAATTACAAGGAAGGGAGGATTATTATGCACGAAATAAAACGTGTCGCAATTTACTGTAGGGTTTCTACCGAAGAGCAGGCAACGGAAGGATACAGCATATCTGCCCAATTACAAACTTTACGTCAATATACTCAATTATATGGTTGGGAGATTGCAGAGGAATATGTAGATGAGGGAATAAGTGGAAAGAACATTAGCGGTCGCCCTGCAATGCAAAAACTTATTTCAGATGTTGAAAAGGATAAATTTCAAGCTGTTCTTGTTTGGAAGATCTCACGCCTATCACGAAATATGTTAGATACTCTCACTCTATTAGACAAATTCGAAGATTATGGAGTAAAGTTCATCTCTTACTCTGAAAACTTTGATACAGGCAGTCCAATTGGTCGTTTAGTTGTTCAACTAATGGCTTCCATTGCAGAAATGGAGCGTAATACGTTATCTGAGAACGTTAAGCTCGGAATGAAACAGAGAGCATTAGAAGGTTCATGGAATGGAGGCGTTGTATTTGGCTACGATACAATTGAAAAAGAGCTTGTGATCAACAAAAAGGAAGCTGAGATTGTACAACAAATCTATCAACTATATGCCAATGGTAAAGGCTTAAAGTCAATCGCAAACTACTTAAATAAAGCAGGTTACAGAACTAAACGGAATTGTTATTTTTCGATAAACGGTGTAGCTCAAATCTTAGACAATGTTATCTATAACGGGAAGATCAGTTGGTTAAAAGTTGAAAATTGGGATACAAAACGGAGGAGAGGGAAAAATCCAAATCCTATCCTTGTAGAAGGACAGCATGAAGCCATTATTTCCGATGAATTATGGAGTATGGTACAAGCAAGGCGGAAAAGTAAATCATTTAAACAAAGGCAATCTAATGAACCATTTTTACTTAGCAGTCTTTTACGTTGCCCCGATTGTGGTCAAGGTATGGTTCCTGCCATTACAACAAATAAACGAAAGGATGGAACAAAGAAGAAATATCGTTATTATGTTTGCTCTAACTTTCATAACAAAGGTTCATCTGCATGTAGAGCAAATTCAATAAAAGCATATGATGCAGAATACGAAGTAATTAATAAGATTGAGAAGATCCTTTCCAACCAAAATCAGTTATTCTCTAAACTTCAATCTATAAATACTACTTCGATTGAATCTTTAAACCAACTCAATAGTGAATTGAAACAATTAGAAAATCGCCTATCAGAAATACAAGAACTACAGAATCGTTACTTGGAAGCATTTGAGCAAAAGACCTTACCAATAGCAATCTTGCAAGAACGATTACAGCATGTCTCTAAAGAAAAAGTAGAGTTAGAACAAAGGCACAATGAAATCACTGGGCAATTAAGCTCCAACGATGCAAGAGTAATCCAACCAGAGCTTATCCAAAAGCTTTTAGACAAATTCCTTTTAGTCTATAAACAATCATCAAGAGAAAGACAAAAACATTTACTTCAACTCTTGCTTAACAAGGTTACAGTAAAACACCCAATTGGGCAATCACGAATGGTCGATCAAGTTGAACTCGACTTTGACTTTTCAGAGGTCAATATTTCTAAGTCCTTTACACTTATCCACATGTTGTATCGAGAAACGGATAATGCAAATGGTTTTCCACAGCCAATACCCGCTTCCGACAACAAAATACCACCTTATTTACATCATTTTTTGCCTCTATTTATGGTACGGTTCCCCCCGATTAATCCGAAACGCCCGATAAACCTGCTCGAGTAAAATCAGCCTCATCAGCTGATGTGGAAACGTCATCCGTGAAAACGACAGCTTTTCATCTGCGCGCTTCAGGACGGCGTCGCTCAAGCCGAGTGAGCCGCCGATGACGAAGGTTACCTTGCTCTTTCCATATGTGGCGAGTCTATCCATATTATCGGCTAATTCTTCTGAGCTTTTCATTTTTCCTTCGATCGCCAAGGCGATGACGTGGGCGTCGGGGCTGATTTTGGAGAGGATTCGTTCGCCTTCTTTGTCTTTGATGATTTTCATGTCCTGGTCGCTTAAGTTCTCCGGCGCTTTTTCGTCCGGGAGTTCGATGATGTCGATTTTGGCGTAGGCTGAAAGCCGTTTGCTGTATTCGTCGATTCCTTGTTTTAAATATTTTTCTTTCAGTTTTCCGATTGCTACGATTGATATATTCACAGGTCATCCCCACTTTAAGAACAAGTTATTCAGATAGATTATCCACAATTGTGGATAAAGGTTGTGTATTTAGTATCCGATCATTCGTTCCCCACTATATATATTGCGGGCTTATCGCACAATTCACAGGTTGTGGATAAGCTGTGTGTATGTTCGATTTTTCTGATTTCCGGGGCTAATTCTTCCTCATCCACATACATGTCAATGACGGTCTCAATATGTTCTTCGCAAGACTTCATGAAAGTCCCTCCAATATCTGTATCATTGGGCTCTTTTATGAAAAAGCTCCCTATTCAATATACCCTATTTATTCACATGTTAATAGGTTTTACCCTTCTTTAGATCATTTATCCACAAGCCCTTTGGATAACTTTCCACACAAAAAGCACTGGCCTCCTGGCCAATGCTGAATGTCTCCGCTGTCTGCTTTTCATTTATACCGCTTCGCTTTTCACACCTTGATGATCTTCTGATATCTGTTTGTTGATGAGATGCTGCAAATAAGTGACGTTGAACAAGAAGGTCATCACCCCATTTGTCTTCAATTGCCGCTTTAGAAGAGCCTTCCGAATCCTGAAACAGCTTCTGATGTTTACAAAGCAGAATAAAAGGAATGAAACTTGAGGCAAAAAGCTGTGCGCTGGGTACAGAGCGCGCAGCAGGATGTTGTCGCCATAAGGGAGAACATCTTCTAAGACATAATGTAGGCTTGCCCAAAACGATTCCAGCATTGAAAAAGCAAATAAGAGCACCGTCACTTTTATCGCAATGTACGGGAGCTTGATCTGATATCTCTCGAACAGCTGTCTTCTCGACAGAAACCAAAATGGAATATACATCCCGAAGGTTACGAGCGTTAACAAAAGCGCGTGATCAGCTCGAATCTTCGGAAATTCCGCAAATTCTTTCATTGTTAAACCAACTTCTTTCCTTGCCATCTATACTTTTCCACTTTCCATATAAAAAGGTACTATAACGCAATTGATAAATCAAAACCAAATCTAGCTATTTAATGGAATTTTTTTAGGTATATCAGTTCCTTTTTTTGATGACGATAAATAAATCGGGTCTTTTGGATCGAGTCAAATTTCGTGCTTTTTCTTTGGGAATCGACAATCAATAGGGCGAAAATCGTCATTTTTTTCATCCTGTAATATTAAATCTCACTTTCTGTAACATAAAGAGGTTCGATATGATCATTTTGACTTTTTTTCGACACGTTTCTTTCAACATGAATAGGAACAAAGAACTGCTCCAAAAAAGGATCAAAGCTTAAAGCTTTGATCCTCGTGTTTACAGCCGCTTGCTCATATGCAAATCAGTTGTTTCAAAATTCATTTTCTCATACAGCCGTTTCGCCGTCTTATTATGGGCGAATACATGAAGGGAAAGCTTTTTGATACCCAATTGCTTTGCTTCCTCTTCCAATGCCTTTAAAGCCTGCTGGCCGTTTCCTTGTCCGCGATAGGCCTCGTAAAGGCCGAAATCATAAATGAACGCTTCCTTTTGCGGGTGGTAGGGATCTGCGTAAAGCCAAAGCCAGCCGATGACATCCTTGTTTTCATTCACAATCGACCAGAGATAATGATTGATGGTTGCCGTTCCATCGGGCAAAAGCGTTTTCAGTTGTTCTTCCGATTTCTCCATTGCTTCCGCTATCGTCCATGTGCCGGCTTTCACTTTTGCCATGGCGTAATGTTGGATTGAGTATGTTTGATAGGTTCTAAAATCGTCTTCCGACATCGGTGTCAGAAAGACCGGATTTCTTTTCTGCTTGCTTAAGTCTATTTTCAATTTCGTCTTTAACATCGATTATTTTTTCACTTCCTTTTTCGTTCTTATGATGCCCTGGTCAAATAAGGCCGCTTGGGCTCTGCCAGTTTATTGATTCTGTGCTGTATGTATATCACATTTAAAAGGAATGCGAAAACAGAGCCTTTGGCAGGTTCTTTTCCCGACAGTTTATTCAATGAAGCCGTCACAACGAGCGCACAGTAAATCAGAACACCAGCAGACAAAATCAAAATAATTCTATCCAGCAATAGATAAAGGCTGTAGTGCATCTCTGGAAATACGATTGCGGCTGATATTCTCATCGGAATAGAAAATAAATGATAAAATATAATGGCTTTTAACGTGGTGTAGGGAATATCATGATATGGCAGCAAATCGAAGCTTTTTCTTCTGGATAAAAACCAATATGGAATGTAAATCCCCAGGGTAACAAGACACAAAACAACAACGGACACCGTACTTTTGTTCTTTTCATTAGACAGCGTTTTCATCGCCATCTGCAAATTGTCGTTCATATCATTCCTCCGGATCTTCTTTTTCCAAACAAATGAATTGAATGAATATTTTCATTTTAGCGGCACACCCATCAATATATTCTTTTCCCAGTTGTTAGACAATAAGACTTAGGAACTAAGGTGACCTTAGGCTCATTTTTTAAACATTTATCCCTTCCTTTCTCATCAACTTCATCATTGATTTTTTCATTTTTATGTATTTTGAACGAACAAAAAACAACCTGGATTTTCCGCCAGGTTGTTTTATTATGGTTTTTTTATGCCGGTTTCTTGATTTTGCGAAGCGAGATTCGCCAATCGTTTCCAGTTTCAATATCGTGTGACTCGGCAAAAAATCCCCGGTTGACGGCAACCCCCAAATTGTCCAGCGAATTCACGTAAACAAGCGGCTGGCCCACCGGGATTGCGGCAAATGAACGTACAAATGGCATGACCTGGTGATAGACTTTGTGTCCGTTATTCATCACCATGACTCCCAATGCAGCTCCGTAGTGAATATCTAACGTGCTAAACAGCGTCCTGCTGATATTCGTCCACAGATTGCCGAAGCGAATATCCAAAATATCGATTGTAGGCTTCCATGACAGGGAGCTTGATCACTGAATCCGCGGAGACCTCGGGGCCGATCTGCTCGAAGCCGATGATGCCTGCAGCAAGTCTGGCTCCTGTGTATGCATAAATATCACGATCGTAAACGTATGCGACTCGCCGGACTTTGGAAGTCTGTTTTGCCATTCATCGAGCTGACGGGCTTCGGCGATTCCAATTTTCCTGCTGATATGGGTGAGCGTCCCGTTATCCGGTGTGATGATATATTGATTTGTGGCGATCTTTACGGCAATGCTTCGCCGTTTTGAGCCGACACCGGGATCGACGACGGTCACAAATACCGTTCCTTCAGGCCAATAAGAAACATTTTGCAGCAGGCGGTATGAGGCCTCCCAAATGTGAAACACGAGAATGTTGTGTGTTAAATCGAAAATCCGGATTGAACTGTCAACCGAATTTGACCGCCCCGTCGTCAATGCCAAAATCCGATTGCAATACAAGCGCATGCTGACTCATCCCATCTCCGTTTCCTTGTCAAAAATCATACAGCACGGCGAAATGAAACGCAATACGAGCCCTTGTCCGTTTTTTCCGTAGAATCGGTTTTTATCAATCAATATAAGAAAATTGCTTAGGTCAAAAATGTTCTTTTCGGTTCTTCTACCGTTGATTTCATTGCTAAAATTAAAAATTAACGCTTTGACGAAAATTTTTATCTCCTTCATCATAAAGGCATGCAAAAACAGCCTGGCTCGATTTGCCAGACTGTTCCTGATTAATTGCCCAATTTGGACCGCGACAGTTTCACTTCTGTTGTTTTTTCTTTTCCGCCGCGCATATATTTCAATTTCACTGTGTCGCCAACATGTTTCGTATAAAGCTCTTTGCGCAGGTCGACGATGTCGTATACCCGCTCGCCGTTGAACTCAATGATAACATCAAGTTCATTCAGATCCGCTCTTCCTGCAGGCGACATTGGGGCAACGCCCATGACAACAACGCCTGAAGTGACATTGTCCGGCAGTTTAAGCGTTTCCTGCCAATGGTAGCTGGCGATATCGCCAAGGGACTTCATCTCGATTCCGAGATACGGGCGTCTCACTTCACCGTATTTCTCCAAATCATTAATAACAGGGATCGCGAGGTTTGCCGGAATGCTCAGTCCAATCCCTTCTACGGCTGATTCTGCGATCTTCATCGAATTGATGCCGATCACTTTGCCGTCGATATTAAACAGTCCGCCGCCGCTGTTTCCCGGGTTAATGGCGGCATCTGTCTGCAATACCTCGGCATTCCAGTCCGGCTGTCCATCTCCATTCGAATCAACTGGAACAGCCCGCTCTGTTCCAGAAATGATGCCCTGTGTGACAGAACCTGAGAACTGCAGGCCGAGAGGGTTTCCGATTGCAATCACAGGCTCGCCTGTCTTGACCTTATCGGAATTTCCAAACTCGGCAGCCGCTTTTATTTTATTGCTGTTGACTTGAAGAACGGCAAGATCCATTAGCCTGTCGCTGCCGATCAGTTTTGCCGGAAGTCTTGTCCCGTCATTCAAGCTGACTTCAATTTGCGTCGCTCCTTCAATCACATGATGGTTTGTCACAATGTGTGATGTGTTGCCGTCCTTTTTATAAATAACACCTGATCCGGTTCCCGCTTCACCGTCTTCATCCCATACCCCTGTTTTTTGGATATTGATGACGCCGACCACGGCATCAGATACTTTAGAAACGACTTGTGTAACCTCATTATTGACATTGACTGAGACATTGCGCACCGTTCCGGTTTGTCCTGTTGCCGTCCGTCCCCCGTTCGATTCAATGACCTGGAGGTTGTACGGCAAGAGCCCCTGTTCGGAAAGATACGGCAGCGCAAAGACTGTCAGCAAAGCGCCGATCACGGCACCGATCAAGCTGGAAAACAAAAAGCTTCTCCAATTTCTTTCCGGCTTTTGACGAACGTACTTTTCCTCATCATGATTAAAATCCACTATATTCAAATCCTTTCAAGGAACGATATATGTATATAGTGTGGATCATATCCTTTCAGATTAATCATTGAACAAGAAAAATTTATACGGCTGCAAGAGGTGTTGGCTTTTTGGGATCCGTATCGAATAAATCAAAGGCTTCTCCGGCCAGCAATCCCTTGGCGGCAAGGGTTTGCTGAACCGACATTCTCGCCAGCTCCTTCATATTGTTGTCCTGGCTTAAATGAGCCAAGTAAATTCTTGATGTCTCGTCTCCGATGACATCTTTCATCGCCAATGCGGCATCTTCATTTGAAACGTGGCCGATGTCGCTCAAAATCCGCCTCTTAATATTCCATGGATAGCGGCCCATCTGCAGCATCCCGACGTCGTGGTTGCTTTCAAAAATAAAGACGTTGGCCGAGCGGATAATGCCTTTCATTCTGTCGCTGACATAGCCGGTATCCGTAATCAGCGCAAGCTTTCGTCCATTATAGTGAAAAACGTAAAACATCGGTTCTGCAGCATCATGAGAGACGCCAAAAGATTCAACATCAAGGGAACCGAACGACTTTACCGACTCCATCGGAAACACGAACTTCTGACCGCTGTCTATTTTGCCGATATGGCCTTCCATCGCCTTCCACGTTTTTTCATTGGCATAGACGGGAAGCTCATATTTTCTTGCCAGCACACCGAGACCTTTAATATGATCACTGTGTTCATGAGTGACAAAAATTCCGTCCAGCTGGTCCAAACTCCGGTCAATTTGCGACATCAGACCTTCGATTGCCTTCCCGCTAAGCCCTGCGTCAACAAGAAAAGCGTGGTCATCCGTTTCCAAATAAAATGCATTTCCGGTACTCCCGCTCGCAAGTACGCTAAATTGCAGGCTCATGGTTTCTCACTCCATTACGATTTTTCCTTTTTCTCCTGTGATTGAAGAACAGCGCCGTCCCGTGCATCCACGATAAATTCTTCTTTTATCGTTTTGTCGTCCGTTTTGCGTTCTACTTCGATTCTCCAGACCGGTACGAAAATCTGGGCGCTTGCCAAAGGATACTGTGTGAAATATCCAAGTTCAGCCGATTTGACTTTGCTGTATTTTTTCAGAAAATCCGGATAGTATAACGCTTCAACCGCACCAACCGCCGAAATCAGATTTTCTGTTTTGACCTCTTTTATGTCCTGCAGCATCGACTGTTTATAAGAAACGACTTCATTTTTATCATTAAAATAAAGAACGACTTCTCCCATTTCATTGTTGGTATTATCTTGTCGATCCTGAAAAATGTAGCTTCCTTTGTACGTTTGGAAGAAGATGATCTGCTTTTGAGACTTGTCGATCTTCCAGAACTTATACTTGCTGCCGTCAATGATTTCCTCATCGACGATTTCCCTTGCTTTTGTTTTCATATCCGTTTTCGGCAGCACAATGGGATCATCAAATACCATTTTGATTTCTGTTAAGGGGTCTGTTTTCGACAGATCTGTTTTCGGCTTTTGCCCTTTTAACGATTTAATTTCGCTCGGTTTAAAGATCCTTTTTTGCGCGGAGATTGAAGAGCCTTTTGATGTCTCCTTCGACAAGTTGCCGTAGGAAATATGGTCTGCTTTCATATCTTCCTGCAGTGTCGACTTTTCTAAAATCGGGAACTGGTTGATTTTCCGTTTATCAAAGTATTGATACGCCAAAAAGATATCAAGGATCAGGAAGACGATGATGAAGATTGTTTTTGTTCTATTCCACTCCACTTTCCACGCCCTCCTTGACCACTGCATCCTTTTCGGAAACCGGCTGCACCTTCCCGTTTATTTTAATGCACCATGTCGGCACAAGTTTAACAAGCGGGTCTTGTTCCGCTGATACTGAAACCATTTCATAAGCGGGGAAAATTTGTTCAATCTTGTCAAAGTTGTATTCTTCATTGTCCTTCAAATATTGAATCAGCTCTTGTCCGCTCATGATTTCTTTCTCTTTTTTGCTGACCGGATTTGCATTCGCTCCTAAGACATATGTCGGGTGTTTATAATCCAAAATGTCATTGTTCGCCCAGCGAAGCTCAATGGATGTCGTTCCAAAAGGCTGGCTCTGGCTGTTGACGACCGGCATCTGATCCATGAATAAATTAAAGGTGACCTGCTGGTTTTCATTCAAGCCGAAAAACTGATAATCGTCCGTCCAGCTTCCGGTATCATTTAAATATTTAAAGCTTTTATTGATCAGTTCTCCATTTTGGTAGGAAGAACTCGGCTCTAAATTTCGATGCTGGAACTTCACTTCTCTATTGTTTGAGTAAACCTCTAAAAGGCTTGTTCCATCCGAATATACCGGCCTGTTTAAGTTCGTTTCCTGCCGCACGGTTTGAGGGTCATCAAACAGGGCATTTTTAAAACGCGTCGGGCTGATTGTTTCGGTGAAATACTCTTTTTCAAACATCTTCAGCTTATTAACCGGCAGCAGCACATCTCTTCTTGCATTAATTTCATAATCCTTATAAAGCGGCATCTGCGACTTTTCTTTCTCAATATCTGAGAGGATGTTCCGGTAATTGGCCGATTCGATTTCCGCTTCAACAACCGTCTCTTTGCTGAAGGAGACAAAATAAATTTTTTTCGTGCCGCTTCCTCCATTGAAAGGAAGAATGACCCGGTCAAATGAGTTATACTCATACGAATTGGCTGACCATTTAAACAGCGGCTGCAGCACATCGATTGGAATATT is a window encoding:
- a CDS encoding GNAT family N-acetyltransferase: MLKTKLKIDLSKQKRNPVFLTPMSEDDFRTYQTYSIQHYAMAKVKAGTWTIAEAMEKSEEQLKTLLPDGTATINHYLWSIVNENKDVIGWLWLYADPYHPQKEAFIYDFGLYEAYRGQGNGQQALKALEEEAKQLGIKKLSLHVFAHNKTAKRLYEKMNFETTDLHMSKRL
- a CDS encoding DUF4234 domain-containing protein, which produces MNDNLQMAMKTLSNEKNKSTVSVVVLCLVTLGIYIPYWFLSRRKSFDLLPYHDIPYTTLKAIIFYHLFSIPMRISAAIVFPEMHYSLYLLLDRIILILSAGVLIYCALVVTASLNKLSGKEPAKGSVFAFLLNVIYIQHRINKLAEPKRPYLTRAS
- a CDS encoding S1C family serine protease, coding for MDFNHDEEKYVRQKPERNWRSFLFSSLIGAVIGALLTVFALPYLSEQGLLPYNLQVIESNGGRTATGQTGTVRNVSVNVNNEVTQVVSKVSDAVVGVINIQKTGVWDEDGEAGTGSGVIYKKDGNTSHIVTNHHVIEGATQIEVSLNDGTRLPAKLIGSDRLMDLAVLQVNSNKIKAAAEFGNSDKVKTGEPVIAIGNPLGLQFSGSVTQGIISGTERAVPVDSNGDGQPDWNAEVLQTDAAINPGNSGGGLFNIDGKVIGINSMKIAESAVEGIGLSIPANLAIPVINDLEKYGEVRRPYLGIEMKSLGDIASYHWQETLKLPDNVTSGVVVMGVAPMSPAGRADLNELDVIIEFNGERVYDIVDLRKELYTKHVGDTVKLKYMRGGKEKTTEVKLSRSKLGN
- a CDS encoding MBL fold metallo-hydrolase, with translation MSLQFSVLASGSTGNAFYLETDDHAFLVDAGLSGKAIEGLMSQIDRSLDQLDGIFVTHEHSDHIKGLGVLARKYELPVYANEKTWKAMEGHIGKIDSGQKFVFPMESVKSFGSLDVESFGVSHDAAEPMFYVFHYNGRKLALITDTGYVSDRMKGIIRSANVFIFESNHDVGMLQMGRYPWNIKRRILSDIGHVSNEDAALAMKDVIGDETSRIYLAHLSQDNNMKELARMSVQQTLAAKGLLAGEAFDLFDTDPKKPTPLAAV
- the yycI gene encoding two-component system regulatory protein YycI; this encodes MEWNRTKTIFIIVFLILDIFLAYQYFDKRKINQFPILEKSTLQEDMKADHISYGNLSKETSKGSSISAQKRIFKPSEIKSLKGQKPKTDLSKTDPLTEIKMVFDDPIVLPKTDMKTKAREIVDEEIIDGSKYKFWKIDKSQKQIIFFQTYKGSYIFQDRQDNTNNEMGEVVLYFNDKNEVVSYKQSMLQDIKEVKTENLISAVGAVEALYYPDFLKKYSKVKSAELGYFTQYPLASAQIFVPVWRIEVERKTDDKTIKEEFIVDARDGAVLQSQEKKEKS
- the yycH gene encoding two-component system activity regulator YycH, giving the protein MKRETMKTIILSLLIVISLLFTFNIWGFQGNYERVEDSQAQVSDKQPITNQTKLLNEAVKPQQMFIHDNGKHYLLNDMTLYSQLWDDMSHWEVKSLRDISDEFDKQKFKNWLYAKNKFASKLDLVFSDNIPIDVLQPLFKWSANSYEYNSFDRVILPFNGGSGTKKIYFVSFSKETVVEAEIESANYRNILSDIEKEKSQMPLYKDYEINARRDVLLPVNKLKMFEKEYFTETISPTRFKNALFDDPQTVRQETNLNRPVYSDGTSLLEVYSNNREVKFQHRNLEPSSSYQNGELINKSFKYLNDTGSWTDDYQFFGLNENQQVTFNLFMDQMPVVNSQSQPFGTTSIELRWANNDILDYKHPTYVLGANANPVSKKEKEIMSGQELIQYLKDNEEYNFDKIEQIFPAYEMVSVSAEQDPLVKLVPTWCIKINGKVQPVSEKDAVVKEGVESGVE